A window of Clostridium novyi genomic DNA:
ATATATCACTCTAGAGGGTCTTATTGATACTCCTTTTTCTAGAAAATAAATTCCTAATCTATCTCCCTTTAAAAGAACATATGATGTATCAACTCTATTTTCATTTAAATATCGTATAGCCTTTTTTCCAAGATCATTTTTAGGAACTTGGCTTACATAATAGGTATCAATACCAAAATTACTTAAGGCCACTGCAACATTTGCCTCTGCTCCTCCATAATATGCATTAAAGGATTGTGCTTGTACAATTCTATTATTATTTTCAGGAGTAAGTCTTAGCATTATCTCCCCCATTGTAACTACTTTCTTTTTCATTTTCATATATGTCACCTAATTTCTTGCTTGTTTAACTTCTTCTACAAACTTTTTAGCTGTCTCTGTTATAAGCTTATAATTTCCAGTTTTAGCTCCTGAGGTTAAGCTTCCTCCAACCCCAACTGCTACACAACCATTTTTTATCCACTCCTTAACATTATCTAAAGATACTCCACCTGTTGGCATTATTGAAACTTGAGGTATAGGATCTTTTATAGCTTTTATTATAGATGGTCCATAAGCACTTCCTGGAAATAATTTAACAATATCCACCCCTGCTTCCATGGCTCTAATGATTTCAGTTATAGTCATACAACCTGCCATGTATGGTATTTGATATCTATTACACAATTTTGCTGTTTCCAAGTCAAATGATGGACTAACTATATACTCAGCTCCGTTTAAAATAGCAACTCTAGCTGTTTCACTATCTAATACTGTTCCTGCTCCTACTATTAATTTATTACTAGGGAACTTATCTTTAAGTTCCCTAATAACTTTATCTGCATCTTTAACAGTAAATGTTACTTCTATAGCTGGAATGCCCCCCTCAATACAGGACTCTGATATCTTTATTGCCTCTTTTTTAGAGTTTGCTCTAATTACAGCAACAACCCCAATATCAACTATTCTCTCTAATATGTCTATTTTTTTTATCATATACATTCCTTCTTTACTATCTTACTAACCAGCCACCATCTACAGCTAATATATGTCCATTCATATAATCTGCTGCCTTACTACATAAGAAAACCATTGCTCCCATTAAATCAAATGGTTTACCCCATTTACCTGCTGGAATTCTTGATAATATTTCTGCATTTCTTTCTTTATCAGCTCTTATAGGTGCTGTATTTGCAGTTTCTATATATCCTGGTGCTATTGCATTTACTTGTATATTTTTGCTACCTAGTTCATTAGCAAATGCTTTTGTTAGTCCTGCAACAGCATGTTTACTTGCTGTATATGGTGGAACAAATTTTCCTCCTTGAAATGCAAGCATTGAAGCTACATTTATTATTTTTCCATATCCCTGTTTATCCATAATTTTAGCTACAGCTTGACTTAAATGATATACAGCATTTATATTTATATCCATAACTTTATCCCAGTCTTCATCTTTATACTCAAGAAGAGGAGTTCTTATTATTGTACCTGCATTATTTATTAAAACATCTATTTTTCCATAGGCTTTCATACAACCATCTACAACTTTGTCTATATTTTCTCTCTTAGTTAAATCTACTTGAATAAATTGAACTTTTCTTCCTTCAGCTTCTATTGCTTTTCTTGTATCATCCCAATCAGTATCATAAGTTGGAATGTATAAATCAGCTCCTGCCTTAGCTAAGGCTACTGAATATCCTTGACCAAGTCCAGTATTTCCTCCTGTAACTATAACTACTTTATTCTTTAATGAAAAGAAGTCCATTGAAAATTCATTTAATGAGCAAT
This region includes:
- a CDS encoding bifunctional 4-hydroxy-2-oxoglutarate aldolase/2-dehydro-3-deoxy-phosphogluconate aldolase, which encodes MIKKIDILERIVDIGVVAVIRANSKKEAIKISESCIEGGIPAIEVTFTVKDADKVIRELKDKFPSNKLIVGAGTVLDSETARVAILNGAEYIVSPSFDLETAKLCNRYQIPYMAGCMTITEIIRAMEAGVDIVKLFPGSAYGPSIIKAIKDPIPQVSIMPTGGVSLDNVKEWIKNGCVAVGVGGSLTSGAKTGNYKLITETAKKFVEEVKQARN
- the kduD gene encoding 2-dehydro-3-deoxy-D-gluconate 5-dehydrogenase KduD translates to MDCSLNEFSMDFFSLKNKVVIVTGGNTGLGQGYSVALAKAGADLYIPTYDTDWDDTRKAIEAEGRKVQFIQVDLTKRENIDKVVDGCMKAYGKIDVLINNAGTIIRTPLLEYKDEDWDKVMDININAVYHLSQAVAKIMDKQGYGKIINVASMLAFQGGKFVPPYTASKHAVAGLTKAFANELGSKNIQVNAIAPGYIETANTAPIRADKERNAEILSRIPAGKWGKPFDLMGAMVFLCSKAADYMNGHILAVDGGWLVR